In Streptomyces longhuiensis, the following proteins share a genomic window:
- a CDS encoding DMT family transporter, translated as MTALFALATSLMWGLADFGGGLLTRRTPALTVVVVSQSIAVAVLGAIVAATGAWSEAGPQLWFAVAAGLVGPVAMLAFYKALALGPMGVVSPLGSLGVTVPVAVGLVLGERPGLLQFAGIGVAVAGVILAGGPQFRGAPVQRQAVLLTLLAAFGFGAVMALIAEASTTVTGLFLALFVQRVTNVTAGGTALYVSVRRGGRALPEDGGMQVVRSALPALAFVGLADVAANGTYAMAAQQGPVTVAAVLASLYPVVTALAARGFLGERLRGVQAAGAGLALVGTVLLATG; from the coding sequence ATGACAGCACTCTTCGCCCTGGCCACCAGCCTCATGTGGGGCCTGGCCGACTTCGGCGGAGGGCTCCTCACCCGGCGAACTCCCGCGCTCACGGTCGTGGTGGTCTCGCAGAGCATCGCCGTCGCGGTGCTCGGCGCGATCGTGGCGGCGACGGGCGCCTGGAGCGAGGCGGGACCGCAGCTGTGGTTCGCGGTCGCGGCCGGTCTCGTCGGCCCGGTCGCCATGCTCGCCTTCTACAAGGCGCTCGCCCTCGGCCCGATGGGCGTCGTCTCGCCCCTCGGCTCGCTCGGCGTCACCGTTCCCGTCGCCGTCGGCCTGGTGCTCGGGGAGCGTCCGGGGCTGCTGCAGTTCGCGGGCATAGGCGTGGCCGTCGCAGGGGTGATCCTGGCCGGCGGTCCGCAGTTCAGGGGCGCGCCCGTGCAACGTCAGGCCGTTCTGCTCACGCTGCTCGCCGCGTTCGGCTTCGGCGCGGTGATGGCCCTGATCGCGGAGGCCTCGACCACCGTGACCGGGCTCTTCCTGGCGCTCTTCGTACAGCGGGTGACCAATGTGACGGCGGGCGGAACGGCCCTGTACGTGTCCGTGCGGCGCGGTGGCCGCGCGCTCCCCGAGGACGGCGGGATGCAGGTCGTCCGGTCGGCGCTCCCCGCGCTGGCGTTCGTGGGCCTCGCCGACGTGGCGGCGAACGGCACGTACGCGATGGCGGCGCAGCAGGGCCCGGTCACCGTGGCCGCCGTGCTCGCCTCGCTCTACCCCGTCGTGACGGCGCTGGCCGCGCGCGGCTTCCTCGGCGAGCGGCTGCGCGGGGTGCAGGCCGCGGGGGCGGGCCTCGCGCTGGTGGGCACGGTGCTGCTGGCGACGGGTTAG